From one Rhodamnia argentea isolate NSW1041297 chromosome 1, ASM2092103v1, whole genome shotgun sequence genomic stretch:
- the LOC115738887 gene encoding ACT domain-containing protein ACR6-like isoform X2, translating to MEDGSWMRLESNASFSLSFRECVGFMPSNEHTSIELSGTDRPGLLSEVCAVLADLHCNVVNAEIWTHNSRAAAVVHVTDDSTGCAIKDPNRLATIRDLLCNVLRGNGAVNTAKMTLSPPGVTNRERRLHQIMFADRDYERVDKEEIGRMHDKSTRPFVTVMDCYEKDYTIVTMRSKDRPKLLFDIVCTLTDMQYVVFHGMVNTGRKEAYQEFYIRHVDGLPIGSEAERERITQGLEAAIERRAYEGLELELCAEDRVGLLSDITRVFRENGLCIKRAEISTKDGKAKDTFYVSDVTGSPVDLRIIDSIRRQIGPSVLQVKHNPLLSPKQPQGTTAGFLFGNFFRTRNFQNFKLVRSAS from the exons ATGGAGGATGGTTCATGGATG AGACTTGAAAGCAACGCAAGCTTTTCCCTCTCATTCAGAGAGTGCGTAGGGTTTATGCCCTCTAATGAGCACACCTCAATCGAACTCTCTGGTACCGACCGGCCTGGTCTGTTGTCTGAAGTGTGTGCTGTTCTTGCAGACCTTCACTGCAATGTAGTAAATGCTGAGATATGGACACACAATTCTAGGGCTGCAGCTGTTGTTCATGTCACTGATGATTCCACCGGGTGTGCTATCAAAGATCCAAATCGTCTCGCTACAATAAGGGACCTTCTTTGTAATGTTCTTAGAGGGAATGGTGCTGTTAACACAGCCAAGATGACACTTTCACCGCCTGGGGTGACTAACAGGGAGAGGAGGTTACATCAGATTATGTTTGCGGATAGAGACTATGAAAGGGTTGATAAAGAAGAGATTGGGAGGATGCATGATAAGAGCACGAGACCCTTTGTAACAGTGATGGATTGTTACGAGAAAGATTATACCATTGTGACCATGAGGTCTAAAGATCGACCAAAGCTACTGTTTGATATTGTTTGCACATTGACAGACATGCAGTATGTAGTCTTTCATGGAATGGTCAACACCGGGAGGAAAGAAGCTTATCAG GAATTCTACATCCGACATGTCGATGGGCTGCCCATAGGCTCAGAAGCTGAACGGGAAAGGATCACACAAGGTCTTGAAGCAGCTATTGAAAGGCGGGCATATGAG GGTTTGGAACTGGAATTGTGTGCCGAGGACCGGGTTGGACTCCTCTCGGACATCACTAGGGTGTTCCGGGAGAATGGTTTGTGCATAAAAAGAGCTGAGATTTCAACTAAAGACGGGAAAGCCAAAGACACGTTTTATGTATCTGATGTCACGGGTAGCCCTGTGGACCTCAGGATCATTGATTCGATCCGTCGTCAAATTGGACCGTCCGTGTTGCAGGTGAAGCACAATCCGCTTCTCTCGCCTAAACAACCTCAGGGAACTACTGCCGGTTTCCTCTTTGGCAACTTCTTCAGAACAAGGAACTTCCAGAACTTCAAGTTGGTTAGATCGGCCTCGTGA
- the LOC115738887 gene encoding ACT domain-containing protein ACR6-like isoform X1 has translation MDDEYAKLIRRMNPPRVVIDNKSCEDATVIQVDSVNKHGILLEVVQVLIDMNLTITKAYISSDGGWFMDVFNVIDCDGKKIKEKEVIEYIKTRLESNASFSLSFRECVGFMPSNEHTSIELSGTDRPGLLSEVCAVLADLHCNVVNAEIWTHNSRAAAVVHVTDDSTGCAIKDPNRLATIRDLLCNVLRGNGAVNTAKMTLSPPGVTNRERRLHQIMFADRDYERVDKEEIGRMHDKSTRPFVTVMDCYEKDYTIVTMRSKDRPKLLFDIVCTLTDMQYVVFHGMVNTGRKEAYQEFYIRHVDGLPIGSEAERERITQGLEAAIERRAYEGLELELCAEDRVGLLSDITRVFRENGLCIKRAEISTKDGKAKDTFYVSDVTGSPVDLRIIDSIRRQIGPSVLQVKHNPLLSPKQPQGTTAGFLFGNFFRTRNFQNFKLVRSAS, from the exons ATGGACGATGAGTATGCTAAGCTCATCAGAAGAATGAACCCACCCAG AGTTGTTATTGACAACAAGTCTTGCGAGGATGCCACTGTAATACAG GTTGACAGTGTCAACAAACACGGAATTCTCCTAGAAGTCGTCCAAGTGCTCATAGATATGAATCTTACAATTACTAAAGCTTATATATCATCTGATGGAGGATGGTTCATGGATG TTTTTAACGTGATTGATTGTGACGGGAAGAAAATCAAGGAGAAGGAAGTCATCGAGTACATTAAGACG AGACTTGAAAGCAACGCAAGCTTTTCCCTCTCATTCAGAGAGTGCGTAGGGTTTATGCCCTCTAATGAGCACACCTCAATCGAACTCTCTGGTACCGACCGGCCTGGTCTGTTGTCTGAAGTGTGTGCTGTTCTTGCAGACCTTCACTGCAATGTAGTAAATGCTGAGATATGGACACACAATTCTAGGGCTGCAGCTGTTGTTCATGTCACTGATGATTCCACCGGGTGTGCTATCAAAGATCCAAATCGTCTCGCTACAATAAGGGACCTTCTTTGTAATGTTCTTAGAGGGAATGGTGCTGTTAACACAGCCAAGATGACACTTTCACCGCCTGGGGTGACTAACAGGGAGAGGAGGTTACATCAGATTATGTTTGCGGATAGAGACTATGAAAGGGTTGATAAAGAAGAGATTGGGAGGATGCATGATAAGAGCACGAGACCCTTTGTAACAGTGATGGATTGTTACGAGAAAGATTATACCATTGTGACCATGAGGTCTAAAGATCGACCAAAGCTACTGTTTGATATTGTTTGCACATTGACAGACATGCAGTATGTAGTCTTTCATGGAATGGTCAACACCGGGAGGAAAGAAGCTTATCAG GAATTCTACATCCGACATGTCGATGGGCTGCCCATAGGCTCAGAAGCTGAACGGGAAAGGATCACACAAGGTCTTGAAGCAGCTATTGAAAGGCGGGCATATGAG GGTTTGGAACTGGAATTGTGTGCCGAGGACCGGGTTGGACTCCTCTCGGACATCACTAGGGTGTTCCGGGAGAATGGTTTGTGCATAAAAAGAGCTGAGATTTCAACTAAAGACGGGAAAGCCAAAGACACGTTTTATGTATCTGATGTCACGGGTAGCCCTGTGGACCTCAGGATCATTGATTCGATCCGTCGTCAAATTGGACCGTCCGTGTTGCAGGTGAAGCACAATCCGCTTCTCTCGCCTAAACAACCTCAGGGAACTACTGCCGGTTTCCTCTTTGGCAACTTCTTCAGAACAAGGAACTTCCAGAACTTCAAGTTGGTTAGATCGGCCTCGTGA
- the LOC115738886 gene encoding pentatricopeptide repeat-containing protein At5g14080: MKSSVTELATRISRALISASDRTVPSRTWTASLEQTLHRLNCRDLLTPQLVAHVIDPFLISHHSLALGFFNWASQQPNFAHDPLTYRSILKSLSASGRFNAVEALLKRVRARKIGLDASAYGHAIACFVRNKRTHDGFLVFSEMGSLIGDVGPDVCNLLLAALASDGYIDNARKVFDELMQRGVRLTTLGLGVFLWKFCGNGELSEVLSVLDEVRRRNLGINGSVIAVLVVHGLCQASRVSEALWMLDELRSRSWKPDFMAYRIIAEAFREMGDVVEKERVLKLKRKLGVAPRANDYREFLFTLISERLTKEATELGEVIISGDFPLEDDILNALIGTISADDPQSAIAFFRFMIKKGKFPTLLTLSNLCRNLCKHNQTDVLMQVYQVLDSGGYFADAESYTVMVSFLCRAGRVREAYGILQVMKKKGLGPDVFGYNSVLEACCREDLMRPAKRLWDEMFSSGYSGDLRTYTILIKKFSEIGQAEEARRLFYHMLEKGLEPDSSIYRSLIEGLCQEANFEAAFDIFEKCIEQDPTLAMSVLSAFVLGLCRKGDFVTASKLLQRFHCDSGNLDSHVTFLKYLNDADKARLALEHMKWIRENSPLTMNRISSELVFLLSSAPESEPILNWLERMQEKELPGSQ; the protein is encoded by the exons ATGAAATCTAGCGTGACTGAACTAGCAACGAGAATAAGCAGGGCTCTCATTTCAGCCTCCGACCGCACCGTCCCGTCGCGCACATGGACGGCCTCGCTCGAGCAGACTCTGCACCGTCTCAACTGCCGCGACTTGCTCACCCCTCAGCTCGTCGCCCATGTGATCGACCCTTTCCTGATCTCTCACCACTCGCTCGCTCTCGGCTTCTTCAACTGGGCCTCTCAGCAACCCAACTTCGCTCACGATCCTCTCACTTATCGGTCCATCCTCAAGTCTCTCTCCGCCTCCGGACGGTTCAATGCCGTCGAAGCTCTCTTGAAGCGAGTCAGAGCCCGCAAGATCGGCCTCGACGCTTCGGCCTACGGGCATGCCATCGCTTGTTTCGTCAGGAACAAGAGGACCCACGatgggtttttggttttcagTGAGATGGGTTCGTTAATTGGGGATGTAGGACCTGACGTGTGTAACTTGCTTTTAGCTGCTCTAGCGTCTGATGGGTATATCGATAATGCAAGGAAGGTGTTCGATGAATTGATGCAACGAGGTGTTCGTTTGACCACTCTAGGATTGGGCGTGTTCTTGTGGAAGTTTTGCGGTAATGGGGAATTGTCTGAGGTTTTGAGCGTGTTAGATGAAGTTAGACGGCGTAATTTAGGGATTAACGGGTCAGTTATTGCTGTCTTGGTAGTTCATGGTCTTTGTCAAGCTTCAAGGGTATCGGAGGCTCTCTGGATGTTGGACGAGCTGAGAAGTAGAAGCTGGAAACCTGATTTTATGGCGTATAGAATTATTGCCGAAGCATTTCGAGAAATGGGTGATGTggtggagaaagagagagttttGAAGTTGAAACGGAAGTTAGGAGTAGCTCCGAGGGCGAATGACTATAGAGAGTTTTTATTTACTCTGATTTCTGAAAGACTAACGAAGGAAGCCACAGAGTTGGGAGAAGTCATTATTAGTGGGGACTTCCCACTGGAGGATGATATCCTCAACGCATTGATCGGAACAATCTCAGCTGATGATCCTCAATCAGCGATCGCCTTCTTTAGGTTCATGATTAAGAAGGGAAAGTTCCCGACACTTCTGACATTGAGCAATTTGTGTAGAAACTTATGCAAGCACAACCAAACTGATGTACTGATGCAGGTGTATCAAGTCTTGGATTCTGGTGGTTATTTTGCTGATGCGGAGAGTTACACTGTGATGGTCTCATTTTTATGTAGGGCTGGAAGAGTAAGAGAAGCTTATGGAATCCTTcaggtgatgaagaagaaagggtTGGGCCCAGATGTGTTTGGCTATAATTCTGTTCTGGAAGCATGTTGCCGGGAAGATCTTATGCGTCCAGCTAAAAGGCTGTGGGATGAGATGTTTTCAAGTGGGTATTCTGGAGATTTAAGAACATATACTATCTTGATCAAGAAGTTCTCTGAAATAGGGCAAGCTGAAGAGGCAAGGAGGCTGTTTTACCACATGTTGGAGAAAGGGTTGGAACCGGATTCCTCAATCTACAGATCTCTCATAGAAGGGCTTTGTCAAGAAGCAAACTTTGAAGCTGCCTTTGATATTTTCGAAAAGTGTATCGAACAGGATCCAACTCTTGCCATGAGTGTCCTCAGTGCATTCGTCCTAGGTCTCTGCAGAAAAG GTGATTTTGTTACTGCTTCAAAGTTGCTCCAACGTTTCCATTGTGATTCGGGCAATTTAGACTCCCATGTCACTTTCCTGAAATACTTGAATGATGCAGACAAGGCCAGACTTGCGCTTGAACACATGAAATGGATTAGGGAAAACTCTCCTCTGACGATGAATCGTATTTCATCGGAACTCGTATTCCTGCTTTCTTCTGCGCCTGAATCGGAACCAATCTTGAACTGGCTTGAAAGAATGCAAGAGAAGGAATTGCCTGGCAGTCAATAA